The following are encoded together in the Salvelinus fontinalis isolate EN_2023a chromosome 38, ASM2944872v1, whole genome shotgun sequence genome:
- the proser3 gene encoding proline and serine-rich protein 3 isoform X2 encodes MKSSGAALFTRKNPFPPDPPLGKTHYYPSRTKKLPKQQRKTTLSPVLLAQLSSPPLQTHSLSPEDQCFLGAANHFVFCPPSATEAQPSFLESWPSTDLGSSPGNTAASPNTDTLTRDPTSGKSLVSTGGGEQEDSVLAKYIERFRHGRPQSREERQQMSAMVGEGQQPFWWLSSSPLPTSSTPTQTTDKGLSLRKDSATTLSPVGQFRHGTTVSPCRGLLDLSAMGLSDSSHDDLGDSEIQHLQEKASRLLHRSSEGLGCSNFSSPVSIDEPVRRPIVTSLIDSTTVVGNLSSADLYAGTAPKPSVVGPPDPRTRPEEDILFQWRLRRKMEQASQWVQSNPQQGYTFHQHSVSWQAHKVQRNPLPAYSSHRVAPSLPISCPTVSKLQSDSSARPHMHLLCDILPCTTQPHSPPPSHQRNPKRSEVSGADRTVRQLKAQSSSTDTSTEEPTSKHESSPPPPALSVTTEEEWVVQQRRTERTKKETLQKERSEKRTGPSCRKKKSVRCHVGDRDHAERPSYADWNVSQRHTRGKDRVTPWREEPSRDWGQQERGPGIVREGCPGDRAPPPSPIHSALGQVVSEVLFLTTDSPDPPRTPVSSDSPRYAPPQSPAPPPSAQQPREVVAQLLQEAEDSDEQEFKDDPLLKVLRQQRKWVKEQISEVDSLLDEFQEE; translated from the exons ATGAAATCCAG TGGTGCTGCTCTGTTCACAAGGAAGAATCCCTTCCCACCAGACCCACCTCTGGGAAAAACACATTACTACCCCTCACGCACCAAGAAGCTTCCAAAGCAACAGAGGAAAACT ACCCTGAGCCCTGTTCTCCTTGCCCAGCTGTCCAGCCCTCCTCTCCAGACACACTCACTGAGCCCAGAGGACCAGTGCTTCCTCGGGGCAGCCAACCACTTTGTCTTCTGTCCTCCTTCTGCCACAGAGGCCCAGCCTAGTTTCTTAGAGTCCTGGCCCTCCACTGACCTTGGGTCCTCCCCGGGCAACACTGCCGCCTCCCcgaacacagacacactgacacggGACCCGACATCGGGAAAGTCCCTGGTCTCCACTGGGGGAGGAGAGCAGGAAGATTCAGTGTTGGCAAA GTACATTGAACGCTTTCGTCACGGAAGGCCACAGAGTCGAGAGGAGCGTCAGCAGATGTCGGCAATGGTGGGAGAGGGCCAGCAGCCTTTCTGGtggctgtcctcctcccctctacCCACCAGTTCTACACCCACTCAAACCACTGACAAAG GCCTTTCCCTTAGAAAAGACTCAGCCACCACCCTCAGTCCAGTTGGGCAGTTTCGGCATGGCACCACCGTCTCCCCATGCAGGGGACTCCTTGATCTTAGTGCCATG GGCTTGTCAGACTCCTCTCACGATGACCTTGGAGACTCTGAGATACAGCATCTACAGGAGAAAGCCAGTAGACTGCTACACAGAAG CTCTGAGGGCCTGGGCTGCTCCAATTTTTCCTCCCCTGTGAGCATAGATGAGCCAGTCCGAAGGCCTATAGTTACCAGTCTTATCGACTCAACCACTG TTGTGGGGAACCTAAGCTCAGCAGACCTCTATGCTGGAACCGCTCCCAAACCGTCTGTGGTTGGTCCCCCTGACCCCCGCACACGCCCAGAGGAGGACATCCTGTTTCAGTGGCGTCTGAGGAGGAAGATGGAGCAGGCCAGTCAGTGGGTTCAGTCAAACCCACAGCAGGGTTACACCTTTCATCAGCACTCTGTCAGCTGGCAGGCACACAAG GTACAGCGGAATCCTCTCCCTGCCTATTCCTCTCATAGAGTTGCCccttccctccccatctcctgCCCCACCGTCTCTAAGTTGCAGTCGGATTCCTCGGCCCGTCCCCACATGCACCTTCTCTGTGACATCCTTCCTTGTACCACTCAGCCCCACTCCCCTCCACCCAGCCACCAGAGGAACCCAAAGAGGAGTGAGGTCTCTGGGGCCGACCGGACCGTCAGGCAGCTCAAAGCCCAGTCCAGCTCCACAGACACCTCCACTGAGGAGCCCACTAGTAAACATGAGTCCTCGCCACCACCGCCTGCCTTGTCTGTGACCACAGAGGAAGAGTGGGTAGTTCAACAGAGGAGAACCGAGAGGACAAAAAAGGAGACACTACAGAAGGAGAGGAGTGAGAAGCGGACAGGGCCTTCCTGCAGAAAGAAGAAATCAGTCAG GTGTCACGTTGGTGACAGGGACCATGCTGAGAGGCCCAGCTATGCAGATTGGAATGTGAGCCAACGCCACACCAGAGGTAAAGACAGGGTCACCCCATGGAGGGAGGAGCCCAGCAGAGACTGGGGGCAACAGGAAAGGGGGCCGGGGATAGTGAGAGAGGGCTGCCCTGGAGATCGTGCTCCACCACCCTCTCCCATACACAGCGCCCTGGGTCAG GTAGTTTCAGAGGTACTGTTCCTGACCACGGACTCCCCAGACCCGCCCAGAACCCCTGTGTCCTCTGACTCTCCCAGATACGCGCCCCCGCAGTCCCCTGCCCCGCCTCCCAGTGCACAGCAGCCCCGGGAGGTCGTAGCTCAGCTGCTGCAGGAGGCTGAAG ATTCAGATGAGCAGGAGTTTAAAGATGACCCCTTACTGAAGGTCTTAAGGCAGCAGAGGAAGTGGGTGAAGGAGCAAATCAG TGAGGTGGACTCGCTGTTGGATGAATTCCAGGAAGAGTGA
- the proser3 gene encoding proline and serine-rich protein 3 isoform X1 has translation MKSSGAALFTRKNPFPPDPPLGKTHYYPSRTKKLPKQQRKTTLSPVLLAQLSSPPLQTHSLSPEDQCFLGAANHFVFCPPSATEAQPSFLESWPSTDLGSSPGNTAASPNTDTLTRDPTSGKSLVSTGGGEQEDSVLAKYIERFRHGRPQSREERQQMSAMVGEGQQPFWWLSSSPLPTSSTPTQTTDKGLSLRKDSATTLSPVGQFRHGTTVSPCRGLLDLSAMGLSDSSHDDLGDSEIQHLQEKASRLLHRSEHSLSSGSIPISSEGLGCSNFSSPVSIDEPVRRPIVTSLIDSTTVVGNLSSADLYAGTAPKPSVVGPPDPRTRPEEDILFQWRLRRKMEQASQWVQSNPQQGYTFHQHSVSWQAHKVQRNPLPAYSSHRVAPSLPISCPTVSKLQSDSSARPHMHLLCDILPCTTQPHSPPPSHQRNPKRSEVSGADRTVRQLKAQSSSTDTSTEEPTSKHESSPPPPALSVTTEEEWVVQQRRTERTKKETLQKERSEKRTGPSCRKKKSVRCHVGDRDHAERPSYADWNVSQRHTRGKDRVTPWREEPSRDWGQQERGPGIVREGCPGDRAPPPSPIHSALGQVVSEVLFLTTDSPDPPRTPVSSDSPRYAPPQSPAPPPSAQQPREVVAQLLQEAEDSDEQEFKDDPLLKVLRQQRKWVKEQISEVDSLLDEFQEE, from the exons ATGAAATCCAG TGGTGCTGCTCTGTTCACAAGGAAGAATCCCTTCCCACCAGACCCACCTCTGGGAAAAACACATTACTACCCCTCACGCACCAAGAAGCTTCCAAAGCAACAGAGGAAAACT ACCCTGAGCCCTGTTCTCCTTGCCCAGCTGTCCAGCCCTCCTCTCCAGACACACTCACTGAGCCCAGAGGACCAGTGCTTCCTCGGGGCAGCCAACCACTTTGTCTTCTGTCCTCCTTCTGCCACAGAGGCCCAGCCTAGTTTCTTAGAGTCCTGGCCCTCCACTGACCTTGGGTCCTCCCCGGGCAACACTGCCGCCTCCCcgaacacagacacactgacacggGACCCGACATCGGGAAAGTCCCTGGTCTCCACTGGGGGAGGAGAGCAGGAAGATTCAGTGTTGGCAAA GTACATTGAACGCTTTCGTCACGGAAGGCCACAGAGTCGAGAGGAGCGTCAGCAGATGTCGGCAATGGTGGGAGAGGGCCAGCAGCCTTTCTGGtggctgtcctcctcccctctacCCACCAGTTCTACACCCACTCAAACCACTGACAAAG GCCTTTCCCTTAGAAAAGACTCAGCCACCACCCTCAGTCCAGTTGGGCAGTTTCGGCATGGCACCACCGTCTCCCCATGCAGGGGACTCCTTGATCTTAGTGCCATG GGCTTGTCAGACTCCTCTCACGATGACCTTGGAGACTCTGAGATACAGCATCTACAGGAGAAAGCCAGTAGACTGCTACACAGAAG TGAGCACTCACTCAGTAGTGGATCTATTCCCATCAGCTCTGAGGGCCTGGGCTGCTCCAATTTTTCCTCCCCTGTGAGCATAGATGAGCCAGTCCGAAGGCCTATAGTTACCAGTCTTATCGACTCAACCACTG TTGTGGGGAACCTAAGCTCAGCAGACCTCTATGCTGGAACCGCTCCCAAACCGTCTGTGGTTGGTCCCCCTGACCCCCGCACACGCCCAGAGGAGGACATCCTGTTTCAGTGGCGTCTGAGGAGGAAGATGGAGCAGGCCAGTCAGTGGGTTCAGTCAAACCCACAGCAGGGTTACACCTTTCATCAGCACTCTGTCAGCTGGCAGGCACACAAG GTACAGCGGAATCCTCTCCCTGCCTATTCCTCTCATAGAGTTGCCccttccctccccatctcctgCCCCACCGTCTCTAAGTTGCAGTCGGATTCCTCGGCCCGTCCCCACATGCACCTTCTCTGTGACATCCTTCCTTGTACCACTCAGCCCCACTCCCCTCCACCCAGCCACCAGAGGAACCCAAAGAGGAGTGAGGTCTCTGGGGCCGACCGGACCGTCAGGCAGCTCAAAGCCCAGTCCAGCTCCACAGACACCTCCACTGAGGAGCCCACTAGTAAACATGAGTCCTCGCCACCACCGCCTGCCTTGTCTGTGACCACAGAGGAAGAGTGGGTAGTTCAACAGAGGAGAACCGAGAGGACAAAAAAGGAGACACTACAGAAGGAGAGGAGTGAGAAGCGGACAGGGCCTTCCTGCAGAAAGAAGAAATCAGTCAG GTGTCACGTTGGTGACAGGGACCATGCTGAGAGGCCCAGCTATGCAGATTGGAATGTGAGCCAACGCCACACCAGAGGTAAAGACAGGGTCACCCCATGGAGGGAGGAGCCCAGCAGAGACTGGGGGCAACAGGAAAGGGGGCCGGGGATAGTGAGAGAGGGCTGCCCTGGAGATCGTGCTCCACCACCCTCTCCCATACACAGCGCCCTGGGTCAG GTAGTTTCAGAGGTACTGTTCCTGACCACGGACTCCCCAGACCCGCCCAGAACCCCTGTGTCCTCTGACTCTCCCAGATACGCGCCCCCGCAGTCCCCTGCCCCGCCTCCCAGTGCACAGCAGCCCCGGGAGGTCGTAGCTCAGCTGCTGCAGGAGGCTGAAG ATTCAGATGAGCAGGAGTTTAAAGATGACCCCTTACTGAAGGTCTTAAGGCAGCAGAGGAAGTGGGTGAAGGAGCAAATCAG TGAGGTGGACTCGCTGTTGGATGAATTCCAGGAAGAGTGA
- the LOC129838042 gene encoding alpha-crystallin A chain-like, whose translation MGMKGCSNHWIFYFDLRREMDFDLPPTLPASGIAWERVLPPLLPRLNRTSGLSSFTPSELLTPVTEHTGPAQVCCDHSQFTVQVDVKHFNPEELMVKVTGDFVEVQGKHKEKKDGSGLVTRQFNQRYRIPEGVDSMALESAVSPEGILIISAPMLQGENSTHRSHSEP comes from the exons ATGGGTATGAAAGGCTGTAGTAATCACTGGATATTTTATTTTGACCTCAGACGTGAAATGGACTTTGATCTGCCACCCACTTTGCCAGCCAGTGGTATCGCATGGGAGAGGGTCCTCCCGCCTCTTCTTCCCAGGCTGAACAGGACATCCGGGCTGTCCTCATTCACGCCGTCGGAGCTGCTCACCCCAGTGACGGAGCACACTGGCCCTGCACAG GTGTGTTGTGACCACAGTCAATTCACAGTTCAGGTTGATGTGAAACACTTCAACCCAGAGGAGCTGATGGTCAAGGTGACAGGAGACTTTGTGGAGGTCCAAGGGAAACACAAAGAGAAAAAA GATGGGTCAGGGCTGGTGACGCGACAGTTCAACCAGCGCTACAGGATTCCAGAGGGAGTAGACTCCATGGCTCTGGAGTCGGCTGTGTCGCCTGAAGGCATCCTCATCATATCTGCCCCTATGCTGCAGGGGGAGAACTCCACACACCGGTCCCACTCAGAACCATGA
- the LOC129838039 gene encoding gamma-secretase subunit PEN-2-like — protein sequence MNLERLPNEEKLTLCRKYYLGGFAFLPFLWLVNVVWFFKEAFVKPTYTEQLQIKTYVKHSGLGLLLWVAVLTTWITIFQHFRAEWGEVGDYLSFTIPLGIP from the exons ATGAACCTAGAGCGCCTTCCCAATGAGGAGAAACTCACCCTCTGTAGGAAATACTATTTAG ggggatTTGCATTCCTTCCGTTCCTGTGGCTGGTGAATGTGGTGTGGTTTTTCAAAGAGGCCTTTGTAAAGCCAACATATACTGAACAACTCCAGATCAAAACAT ATGTAAAGCATTCAGGGCTGGGGTTGCTACTGTGGGTTGCAGTACTCACCACATGGATAACCATATTCCAACACTTCAGAGCAGAATGGGGTGAAGTGGGCGACTACCTCTCCTTCACCATTCCACTTGGCATTCCCTGA